The following coding sequences are from one Sulfitobacter sp. HNIBRBA3233 window:
- a CDS encoding RluA family pseudouridine synthase, producing MSHRRITFILGETPPPRLDKALARDVPEDAALSRTRLARLIESGSVYVNEEIQRDPRAVVGEGAKIDIDVEEAEESHIQPEAIPLDIIFEDEDLIVVNKPAGMVVHPAPGSPSGTLVNALLAHCGDDLSGVGGMKRPGIVHRIDKDTSGLLVVAKSDAAHHGLAKQFEAHTVERYYRALVYGVPDANDPRLRGVKGASFETGNILKLTTQLARHRTDRQRQAVLFQGGKHAVTRARCIETFGVPPVLALMGCWLETGRTHQIRVHMAHAGHSLVGDPVYGGRRKLPKAALSETATEAVRGFDRQALHAAVLGFTHPLSGELIRFEAPLAQDMEDLLSCLT from the coding sequence ATGTCGCACCGCCGTATCACATTCATCCTCGGCGAAACGCCGCCGCCCCGTCTTGATAAGGCGCTGGCGCGGGATGTGCCAGAGGACGCCGCATTGTCGCGCACCCGGCTGGCACGTCTGATCGAGTCCGGTTCGGTTTATGTGAACGAGGAAATCCAGCGCGACCCGCGCGCGGTTGTGGGCGAGGGTGCCAAGATCGACATCGACGTCGAGGAAGCGGAAGAAAGCCATATCCAGCCAGAGGCAATCCCGCTCGATATCATTTTCGAGGATGAAGACCTGATCGTCGTTAACAAGCCCGCGGGCATGGTCGTGCATCCCGCACCCGGATCGCCGTCGGGCACGCTGGTGAACGCGCTTCTTGCCCATTGCGGCGACGATCTGTCCGGTGTGGGCGGCATGAAGCGCCCCGGTATCGTGCACCGGATCGACAAGGACACCTCGGGGCTGCTGGTCGTCGCGAAATCCGATGCGGCGCATCACGGGCTGGCCAAGCAGTTCGAGGCGCATACCGTGGAGCGCTACTACCGCGCCTTGGTCTACGGCGTTCCCGATGCCAACGATCCACGGCTCAGGGGGGTGAAGGGCGCGAGTTTCGAGACAGGCAATATCCTGAAGCTGACAACGCAACTGGCGCGCCACCGGACCGACCGGCAGCGGCAGGCGGTCCTGTTTCAGGGCGGCAAACACGCCGTGACCCGTGCCAGATGCATCGAAACTTTTGGCGTGCCGCCGGTTCTGGCGTTGATGGGATGCTGGCTCGAAACCGGGCGCACGCACCAGATCCGTGTGCATATGGCCCACGCGGGCCACAGCCTTGTGGGTGATCCGGTCTACGGCGGGCGCCGCAAGCTGCCCAAGGCGGCGCTGTCGGAGACCGCGACAGAGGCGGTGCGCGGGTTCGACCGGCAGGCGCTGCACGCGGCAGTCTTGGGGTTTACACATCCACTCAGCGGTGAGCTGATCCGGTTCGAAGCGCCTTTGGCGCAAGACATGGAAGATCTGCTAAGCTGCCTCACCTGA
- a CDS encoding DUF6476 family protein, protein MDELPEPGNLRFLRRMVTVLTLVMIGGVVVVIGLLVTRLGTHTPPLPAEITLPDGARATALTQGQDWYAVVTDRNQILIFDRMTGALRQTVDVK, encoded by the coding sequence ATGGACGAGCTTCCTGAACCGGGCAACCTGCGGTTTTTGCGCCGCATGGTGACGGTGCTGACCTTGGTCATGATTGGCGGTGTCGTAGTCGTAATCGGGCTGCTTGTCACCCGCCTCGGCACCCACACCCCGCCGTTGCCTGCCGAAATAACGCTCCCCGACGGGGCGCGTGCGACAGCCCTCACCCAAGGCCAGGATTGGTACGCCGTGGTCACGGATCGCAACCAGATACTGATATTTGACCGTATGACCGGCGCGCTGCGCCAGACGGTCGACGTGAAATAG
- a CDS encoding GNAT family N-acetyltransferase: MSDIELRPFTPDDRDWLVAAHAKHYAREEGFDESFGILVAGILDDFIASHDPEDERGWIAWEDGKRIGSIFCVRLDGTRAKLRLFLLMPDARGKGLGRRLLETCTGFARACGYDGMQLWTHESHRAACALYRRNGWRLIAERPVTSFGQSLNEQTFEITF, encoded by the coding sequence ATGTCCGACATCGAACTGCGCCCCTTTACGCCCGACGACCGCGACTGGCTGGTCGCCGCCCACGCCAAGCATTACGCCCGCGAGGAGGGATTCGACGAGTCGTTCGGCATATTGGTTGCGGGCATTCTCGATGATTTCATCGCGTCACACGATCCCGAGGACGAGCGGGGCTGGATCGCGTGGGAGGACGGCAAGCGCATCGGGTCCATCTTCTGCGTCCGGTTGGACGGGACACGCGCGAAACTGCGCCTGTTTCTGCTGATGCCGGATGCGCGCGGCAAGGGGCTGGGGCGGCGTCTGCTTGAGACATGCACCGGATTCGCCCGCGCGTGCGGCTATGACGGGATGCAGCTTTGGACCCACGAAAGCCACCGCGCGGCCTGCGCGCTCTACCGGCGCAACGGTTGGCGCCTGATCGCTGAACGCCCTGTGACGTCCTTCGGGCAGTCGCTGAATGAACAGACCTTCGAGATCACGTTTTAA
- a CDS encoding DUF6324 family protein: MGINSESDIEANLQIGPTELGMVRLFVEGGGVELPMDFTPDEAREIAEEIVAAAATAAKVGGKKKR; encoded by the coding sequence GTGGGCATCAATTCCGAAAGCGATATCGAAGCCAATCTTCAGATCGGACCGACCGAGCTGGGCATGGTGCGCCTGTTCGTCGAGGGGGGCGGTGTGGAACTGCCAATGGATTTCACGCCTGACGAAGCGCGCGAGATCGCCGAAGAGATCGTGGCGGCAGCCGCAACGGCGGCCAAGGTCGGCGGCAAGAAAAAGCGCTGA
- a CDS encoding MmcB family DNA repair protein, with protein MNQIAQTYQPGQLLQRGVSRHLASLGFACVEEVVPTRGMRVDVMALGPKGEIWVVECKSSRADFTSDQKWQGYLEWADRFFFAVDAEFPTEILPDDHGLIVADAYNAEILRMSEETKLAPARRKTMVQKFATTAARRLQVLRDPDMHPDWD; from the coding sequence ATGAACCAGATTGCACAAACCTACCAGCCCGGCCAGCTTTTGCAGCGGGGCGTGTCCCGCCACCTTGCCTCCTTGGGGTTCGCCTGCGTGGAGGAAGTGGTCCCGACGCGGGGAATGCGGGTGGACGTGATGGCACTGGGCCCGAAAGGCGAGATCTGGGTCGTCGAATGCAAATCCTCGCGGGCGGATTTCACATCAGACCAGAAATGGCAGGGCTATCTGGAGTGGGCCGACCGTTTTTTCTTTGCGGTGGATGCGGAGTTCCCGACCGAGATCTTGCCCGACGATCACGGATTGATCGTGGCCGATGCCTACAACGCCGAAATACTGCGCATGTCGGAGGAGACCAAGCTCGCGCCCGCCCGTCGCAAGACGATGGTTCAGAAATTCGCCACAACGGCGGCACGCCGGTTGCAGGTGTTGCGCGATCCGGACATGCATCCCGACTGGGACTGA